Genomic window (Mycoplasma leachii PG50):
TTAAAATCAGTTAAATATTTTTTTAATTCTAAAATGTATTGTTCTCTATTTTTTCCAGTTATTAAATAGTTTGTATAAATTTTAATATTTTTATTTAATTTAAAATCATTAATGATATTGTTAGCTATATTTAAAACTTCATAATCTTGTTGAATTGAATCGCTTCCATAAACTTCAATTCCTAATTGATGAAATTGACGATATCTTCCATTTTGTGGTCTTTCGTATCTAAACATTGGACTAATATAATAAGTTTTAAAAGGTAAATAGTCTTCAGCATATAGTTTATTTTCAACAACAGCTCTAACAACACTAGCTGTTCCTTCTGGTTTTAAAACTAAACTACGATTTTTTTTATCAACAAATTCATACATTTCTTTTGAAACAATATCACTAGTTGAACCAATACTTCTAATAAATAGTTCTTTTGATTCAAAAATTGGAGTTCTTATTTCACTATAATTAAACTTATTTAAAATTTCTCTTAATTTGTTTTCAACTTTAATTCATAATTTTGTTTCATCTAAAAAAAAGTCTTGAGTTCCACGAGGTTTTTGTAACATAAACTATGTCCTTTTCTATATTAATTAAATTATAAACTAAACAGCTTTTTTATTTTTTAATATTATTCAAATAGCACTAATTTATTATTATAGATAAATTCTTATATAAAATAAAACTAGGTTGTATTTTTTATAAAATTTATAATTTTTGTAAGTGGTATAATTTAAATAACAAAAGGAGAATTTTATGGCAAATATAAAAACTCAAAAAAGAAAAGAATCATTGCTTTTAAGAGAATTAAACTTAATTTTGCAACGTGAAATGAAAAGCGAAATTTTAAAATCAATTTCAGTTGTTGAAACTAGATTATCTACTGACAATAGTCATGTTAAAATTTTTTATCAATTTATTCCAATTTTTGAAGATTTAACAATACAAACTATTGAAGAAGAATTAGAAAATAATTTAAAAGAAATTAGAATGATATTAGCAAGCAAACTAGATTGAAGAACTGTTCCTGAATTAACTTTTGTTTATGATAATAGTTTAGATAGAGTTAATCAAATTGATAAAATTTTAAAAGAAGAAAAAAGCAAATAATATTAAATTTCCAAGTTTTATACTTGGATTTTTAAATAGAAACTAAGTTATGCAACAATCAGGTATTTTTATTTTAAATAAACCAAAAAATATATCAACTTATCAATTAATTAATCAAGCTAAAAAAAAGCTAAACATTAAAAAAGTTGGTCATTGTGGCACTTTAGATTTACTAGCAACTGGGGTTGTTATTTGTTTAGTAAATAATGCTACTAAAATTAGTGATTATTTATTAAATGCTAATAAAGCTTATCAAGTAAAAATCAAATTATTTACACTAACTGATAGTTATGATAGTGAAGGAAATATAATTCAAACTCAAACTCCTTTTGATATTAGTTTAGATCAAATAAATAAAGTAATTAGTAAATATAATAATTATTCTTATGAACAATATCCACCAATTTATTCATCTATAAAAGTTAATGGTAAAAAACTTTATCAATATGCCTTAACTAATCAAAATGTTGAAATAAAAAGTAGAAAAGTGACTATTTTTAAAACTACATTATTAAATTATGATCAAAAAAACTACGAAATTTTTTTAGATGTTAAATGTAGTAAAGGAACTTATATTAGAAGTTTAGCCGTTGATATTTGTAAAGATTTAAACACAATTGGATATGTAGTTGAACTTAATAGAACTTTATCTGGTAATTTTAATATAACTAATGCAATTAATATAAAAGATTTAAGTTGAAATCACTTAATTTCAATAAATGATTCTGTTAAAATTAATGATTTTAAAGTTGTTAACTATTGTAATAGTTTAGATGTTAAACAAGGTAAAAAAATAGTTTTAAATGATATTAAAGATCAATTAGTCTTTATTAGTGATGATCAAAATAATATTCTAGCTGTTTATCAAAAATATGAAAATAATATCTTTAAAATTAAAAGAGGTGGATTAAATAATGATATATATTAATAAACCTTTTAATAAATTAGAAAAACTAAATATTAAAAAATCAATTATAACAATAGGAAATTTTGATGGTTTTCATATTTATCATCAAAAAATTATTAATAAAGTAATTCAAATTGCAAAACAAGAAAATTTAACTAGTATAGTAATGTCTTTTGATAAAAAAATTAAAGATAATATAACTTATACTAATTTAGCAACAAAAAAGCAAAAATTAGATTTTATTAATAATAATTTATCTGATTTAGATTATTTTTTTGATATTAAAGTTGATGATAGTTTAATCAAAACTACTAAAGATCAGTTTATTGATGTTTTAATTAATAAATTAAATGTTATAAAAATAGTTGAAGGACAGGACTTTAAATTTGGTTATTTATCACAAGGAAATATTGATGATTTAATTAAAGCTTTTAGTAAAAAAAATGTTATTATTTTTAAAAGAGATAATGATATTTCTTCAACAAAAATAAAAAAACTACTAGATGAAAATCTAGTAGATAAAGCTCAAGAATTATTAGGAATAGATTTAAAGTTAAAATAGTACTTATATAAGTACTATTTTTTATTTTTTAGTTTTTTAATGATTAAAAATGTTAATAATAAACTAACTATTACTACTAATAATGATGATGAAATTATGATAATTAATTTAGTTTTATTATTTTTAAGGTTTTGATTTTGTTCAGATATATCTTTAACAATAGAAAAATTTATTATTATTTTATCATTTGGGTTATTTTCTAAATAAATTTCAGCTTTATTAGGTTGTTTTAAACTAATTCTTATTTCTTGATCAAAATTAATATCAGGATTATTTTTAAAAAGTTCTTTTAATAAAGTTATTGGATCATTTTTTGAAATTTTTATATTTTTATTTTTAATTAGTTTAGATAAACTTATTTTTGGTTTTATTTCATTTTTATTTGGTTTATCTGGTTTTAATGGAATAGTGTCAATTGGTTTAATTGTTGAATCATCATCATTTTTAAATGATATCTTATCAGCTTTATTTATTAGTTCTAAAAGTTTATTATCATCATATAAATCTTTAGCATTAGTTTCAACACTACCATTTAACATAACATCAGGTTTTACACCAAACTCTAAACTTCTAAACTTGTTATTTGTAAAAACATTGTTTGTGCTTAGTTGAATAATATCTCCAGTTGGTAAAATAAAATAACCAATTGAACTAGCTCCACCAAAAGTCTTATATCCTATTATTTTAGCTACTTTATTATCTTTTGTTATTTGAGGAAAAATATTTCCAGCTGAAAATGAATAAGGAGAAGTTAAAATGTAATAATTAAAATTATATTTATTATATTTTGATTTAATAGTTTCAACTTTTTGTTCTTTTGAAAGTGGATTATAATTATAAACATTAAATGGTTTATCAGTTAAAAATCCCATAATTTCATAAGCAGCTCCAATAAATCCTCCACCATTTTGAGTTACATTAAAAATAATGTTTTTAATGCCTCTATTTTGAGCTTCTTTTAAACTTTTTTCAATTTGTTTAGCTGTATCTATTTCAAATTTTTTAAAAGAAATTACAGAAGTTTTATTATCAGAAAGAAACCTATTTTGATATTCAATTTTACTTGGATCGTGTTGAGCTAATAAATGAAGTGTATCATTTCACTTTTTGTATCTTTTGACTTTGCTTTTACTTTCTATTTTAGTTTTATTATATTCTTCACCTTTATTAAAATAACCATCCATAGTAAAAGCTGAATGAGGATCATCAAGATCTTCAATCAATTGTTTTGTTGCTAAGTAATGTTTATCATTTGAATCTGAAGTAATTTGGCTTTTATAATTTTGAAAATAATTTTTATAAAATCTATTATCTTTTAATTTGATTCCATAATAATGATCAAATAAAAATGCAAAATATTTATATTGAAATTCTTTTAAAGTTTTAGGAATAGTTGTTTTTTGACTAGATTTTAGCCCTTTAAGATTAACAATATTTATAAAATTACTT
Coding sequences:
- a CDS encoding nucleotidyl transferase family protein → MIYINKPFNKLEKLNIKKSIITIGNFDGFHIYHQKIINKVIQIAKQENLTSIVMSFDKKIKDNITYTNLATKKQKLDFINNNLSDLDYFFDIKVDDSLIKTTKDQFIDVLINKLNVIKIVEGQDFKFGYLSQGNIDDLIKAFSKKNVIIFKRDNDISSTKIKKLLDENLVDKAQELLGIDLKLK
- the rbfA gene encoding 30S ribosome-binding factor RbfA, with the protein product MANIKTQKRKESLLLRELNLILQREMKSEILKSISVVETRLSTDNSHVKIFYQFIPIFEDLTIQTIEEELENNLKEIRMILASKLDWRTVPELTFVYDNSLDRVNQIDKILKEEKSK
- the truB gene encoding tRNA pseudouridine(55) synthase TruB; translated protein: MQQSGIFILNKPKNISTYQLINQAKKKLNIKKVGHCGTLDLLATGVVICLVNNATKISDYLLNANKAYQVKIKLFTLTDSYDSEGNIIQTQTPFDISLDQINKVISKYNNYSYEQYPPIYSSIKVNGKKLYQYALTNQNVEIKSRKVTIFKTTLLNYDQKNYEIFLDVKCSKGTYIRSLAVDICKDLNTIGYVVELNRTLSGNFNITNAINIKDLSWNHLISINDSVKINDFKVVNYCNSLDVKQGKKIVLNDIKDQLVFISDDQNNILAVYQKYENNIFKIKRGGLNNDIY
- a CDS encoding S41 family peptidase, producing MKLLLTSLFLLSNTIAPVLTNSVNIIENTTNTLSLKEYKLNSLTKDVKTMKKKNISLHLHKDVGYVSIKEFLDSIEPIIKFNDIKHEFKNNKTIVTLTSKIPNLKIEFDYKTQDIIVSNNNIFTEILKNKERGEEKLNLEFQNLKNENPNTQFKYHLKDYDIEMLKDQKDIYLPIVLLNQIFLNESNIQVYFNDDEVSIFRFAETLSNFINIVNLKGLKSSQKTTIPKTLKEFQYKYFAFLFDHYYGIKLKDNRFYKNYFQNYKSQITSDSNDKHYLATKQLIEDLDDPHSAFTMDGYFNKGEEYNKTKIESKSKVKRYKKWNDTLHLLAQHDPSKIEYQNRFLSDNKTSVISFKKFEIDTAKQIEKSLKEAQNRGIKNIIFNVTQNGGGFIGAAYEIMGFLTDKPFNVYNYNPLSKEQKVETIKSKYNKYNFNYYILTSPYSFSAGNIFPQITKDNKVAKIIGYKTFGGASSIGYFILPTGDIIQLSTNNVFTNNKFRSLEFGVKPDVMLNGSVETNAKDLYDDNKLLELINKADKISFKNDDDSTIKPIDTIPLKPDKPNKNEIKPKISLSKLIKNKNIKISKNDPITLLKELFKNNPDINFDQEIRISLKQPNKAEIYLENNPNDKIIINFSIVKDISEQNQNLKNNKTKLIIIISSSLLVVIVSLLLTFLIIKKLKNKK